In Leptospira ellinghausenii, the following proteins share a genomic window:
- the polA gene encoding DNA polymerase I produces MSGRLLIIDGHALAFRAYFAFAASNLTNSKTGLPSGAIFGFWRMLFKLLQDEHVTHIAFTFDPGTRLERNDLYEEYKAHRKPMPEDLKPQIQKIYEMLQALEFPMYKMNGIEADDIIGSLCKKFGKDFEEIVILSSDKDLYQVLDKNIHMLRGKRGVSEFEKIDPKWVKANIGITKEQVPDYMGLLGDASDNIPGVKGIGEKGAAKLIQEFGDLETIYKKIDKVKNKSLIDKLIAEKENAFLSRKLATIVTNLKLDIKKSDLKLPNYHDPKKVQYFKDEGYNVLHRDLAKQAGIPIVSDGDTKEESPAAKKTSKGKKETNAEVSLDGSKKGKNAVSTTTVVAKQSYKRIQSIDELKKIISKLNPKKPLSIDTETTSQDPMMAELLGISFSDEPGVAYYIAFSHSESIYSHLLPSAEEALKILKPMLEDTKWKKLGQNIKYDLLVFRNYGIELKGIYFDTMLASYLLNPGERRHNMDDMAVDYLNYKTITYEELVGTGKKKQNLYDIDPDKVSEYACEDADITLQLHNALAPKMEEGIHKKLFYEMEMPVLLALADMEFEGIAVDKKYFESLSVTFDTKIKEHEKNIHFYAGRQFNVNSTKELQTVLFEDLRLPAEKKTQTGYSTDHSVLESLQGTHPIIDDLLAIRKFSKLKSTYTDTLPTLVNPKTNRIHTSYNQTIAATGRLSSTNPNLQNIPIKDEEGRLLRKGFIAKKGYEILSLDYSQIELRIMAHFSNDPNMIDAYKSGADIHKRTAAGIFGVSEDQVTPDMRNKAKVVNFSVIYGVTSFGLSNNLRISRKEAKEFIEKYFAAYKGVATYMEEIVEFCKEKGYVETLLGRRRYLPDIHSTHKMVSEGAKRVAINSPIQGTSADMIKLAMIRIHEKIKKESFRSKLLLQVHDELVFEVDPKEKKDFYQMAKEEMESAMKLKVPIVAQGKFGGNWDEAH; encoded by the coding sequence ATGAGTGGGAGATTATTAATCATTGATGGGCATGCACTTGCCTTTCGGGCTTATTTTGCATTTGCTGCTTCTAATCTAACCAATTCCAAAACTGGATTACCCAGTGGTGCCATTTTCGGATTTTGGAGGATGCTTTTTAAACTGCTTCAAGACGAACATGTCACCCATATAGCCTTCACATTTGATCCTGGCACAAGGTTAGAAAGAAACGATCTTTATGAAGAATACAAAGCGCATAGAAAACCTATGCCTGAGGATTTAAAACCTCAAATCCAAAAAATTTATGAAATGTTACAAGCATTGGAATTCCCAATGTATAAAATGAATGGCATTGAAGCAGATGATATCATAGGATCTCTTTGTAAAAAATTTGGGAAGGATTTTGAAGAAATTGTCATCCTTTCAAGTGATAAAGATTTATACCAAGTATTAGACAAAAACATACACATGTTACGTGGGAAACGAGGCGTGTCTGAGTTTGAAAAAATTGATCCCAAGTGGGTGAAGGCAAATATCGGAATCACAAAAGAACAAGTTCCTGATTATATGGGACTTCTGGGTGATGCCTCCGACAATATCCCTGGTGTCAAAGGGATTGGCGAAAAGGGTGCAGCAAAACTCATCCAAGAATTTGGAGATTTAGAAACCATTTACAAAAAAATTGATAAAGTCAAAAACAAATCTTTAATCGATAAACTCATTGCCGAAAAAGAAAATGCATTTTTATCCAGGAAACTGGCAACCATCGTAACCAATCTCAAACTAGACATCAAAAAGTCGGATTTAAAATTACCGAACTACCATGATCCCAAAAAAGTACAATACTTCAAGGACGAAGGTTACAATGTCCTACATCGTGATTTAGCAAAACAAGCAGGGATTCCGATTGTAAGTGATGGTGACACTAAAGAAGAATCTCCTGCAGCCAAAAAGACATCGAAAGGAAAAAAAGAAACTAACGCCGAAGTTTCTTTAGATGGATCGAAAAAAGGAAAAAATGCTGTTTCCACTACTACAGTTGTCGCCAAACAATCATACAAACGTATCCAATCCATTGATGAATTAAAAAAGATCATCTCAAAACTAAATCCTAAAAAACCATTATCCATTGATACAGAAACAACCTCACAAGACCCGATGATGGCTGAATTACTTGGTATTTCCTTTTCGGATGAACCAGGTGTCGCTTATTACATTGCATTTTCACATTCAGAATCCATTTACAGCCACCTTCTCCCTTCCGCAGAAGAAGCACTTAAAATCCTAAAACCAATGTTAGAGGATACAAAATGGAAAAAACTAGGCCAAAACATTAAATACGATCTCCTCGTATTCAGAAATTATGGCATTGAATTAAAAGGCATTTACTTTGATACGATGCTTGCTTCCTATCTCTTAAATCCAGGAGAAAGACGCCATAATATGGATGATATGGCTGTTGATTACCTCAACTACAAAACTATCACATACGAAGAGTTAGTTGGCACAGGAAAAAAGAAACAAAATCTTTACGATATTGATCCAGACAAAGTTTCAGAATATGCATGCGAAGATGCGGACATCACATTACAACTCCATAATGCCCTTGCACCAAAAATGGAAGAAGGCATACATAAAAAACTTTTTTATGAAATGGAGATGCCAGTACTACTCGCATTGGCCGATATGGAGTTTGAAGGAATAGCCGTAGACAAAAAGTACTTCGAATCATTATCCGTGACCTTTGATACCAAAATCAAAGAACATGAAAAAAACATTCATTTTTATGCGGGAAGACAGTTTAATGTTAATTCAACAAAGGAATTGCAAACAGTTTTATTTGAAGACTTAAGACTCCCTGCTGAGAAAAAAACTCAAACTGGGTATTCAACTGACCATTCGGTTTTGGAATCTTTACAAGGCACTCATCCGATCATCGATGATTTATTAGCGATTCGAAAATTCTCTAAATTAAAATCCACCTATACTGATACATTACCAACACTAGTGAATCCAAAAACAAATCGGATCCACACAAGTTATAACCAAACCATTGCAGCAACGGGACGACTCTCTTCTACCAATCCAAACTTACAAAACATTCCCATCAAAGATGAAGAAGGAAGGTTGTTACGAAAAGGGTTTATAGCAAAAAAAGGTTATGAAATCCTTTCCCTTGACTATAGTCAAATTGAACTTCGGATCATGGCTCATTTCTCCAATGATCCCAATATGATTGATGCATACAAATCGGGAGCGGACATTCACAAACGAACAGCGGCAGGTATTTTTGGTGTTTCTGAAGACCAAGTAACTCCCGATATGCGAAACAAAGCAAAAGTAGTGAACTTTTCTGTGATTTATGGTGTTACTTCTTTTGGTTTGTCCAATAATTTAAGAATCAGCCGAAAAGAGGCAAAAGAGTTTATAGAGAAATACTTTGCCGCATACAAAGGTGTTGCCACCTATATGGAAGAGATCGTTGAGTTCTGCAAAGAGAAAGGATATGTAGAAACCTTACTTGGGCGCAGGCGTTACCTTCCTGATATCCACTCCACCCATAAAATGGTAAGTGAAGGTGCCAAACGAGTTGCGATCAATTCTCCCATCCAAGGGACATCGGCCGATATGATCAAATTGGCTATGATTCGGATCCATGAAAAAATAAAAAAGGAATCGTTTCGATCCAAACTTTTATTACAAGTGCATGATGAATTAGTATTTGAAGTAGATCCGAAAGAAAAAAAAGATTTTTACCAAATGGCAAAAGAAGAAATGGAATCTGCAATGAAACTCAAAGTTCCAATTGTCGCACAAGGGAAGTTTGGTGGAAATTGGGATGAAGCACATTAG
- a CDS encoding GNAT family N-acetyltransferase yields MKPNTISKTERILEVRLAENQLEIERALALRYEVFNLEMGEGLPQSSATRKDRDEYDLYCHHLIVIDKSTEDKKIVGTYRILTRQNAKNGIGFYSENEFDITSIYNLPDEIAEVGRSCVHPEYRDGSVISLLWQGLAEFMNKHNVRYLMGCGSIHSTDASVASQSYGFLKAKDAIAPEEFRVYPNPDYVLPGFDANFHVEDPKSISKNIPPLLKGYLRVGAKICGIPALDSVFGTTDVFILFDRKEITERYAKHYMNA; encoded by the coding sequence ATGAAACCAAATACAATCAGTAAAACAGAACGAATCTTAGAAGTTCGTTTAGCAGAAAACCAACTCGAAATTGAAAGAGCACTTGCGTTACGTTATGAAGTGTTTAACTTAGAAATGGGAGAAGGTCTGCCACAATCTTCTGCTACTAGAAAAGATCGTGATGAGTATGATTTATACTGCCACCATTTAATCGTAATTGATAAATCCACAGAAGATAAAAAAATCGTTGGTACGTATCGTATCCTCACTCGCCAAAATGCTAAAAACGGAATCGGTTTTTATAGCGAAAACGAATTTGATATCACATCCATTTACAACCTTCCAGATGAAATTGCTGAAGTAGGACGTTCTTGTGTTCACCCTGAATACCGAGATGGTTCTGTAATTTCTTTATTATGGCAAGGCCTTGCAGAATTCATGAACAAACATAATGTTCGTTATCTCATGGGTTGTGGATCCATCCACTCCACTGATGCATCGGTTGCATCACAATCGTATGGATTTTTAAAAGCAAAAGATGCAATTGCACCAGAAGAATTTCGTGTGTATCCAAATCCTGATTACGTTCTTCCAGGTTTTGATGCTAATTTTCATGTAGAAGATCCGAAATCAATCTCCAAAAATATCCCTCCACTTTTGAAAGGATACCTCCGAGTAGGTGCTAAAATCTGTGGAATTCCTGCACTGGATTCTGTTTTTGGTACTACAGACGTGTTCATTCTTTTCGACCGCAAGGAAATTACGGAGAGATATGCGAAACACTACATGAATGCATGA
- a CDS encoding heme oxygenase (biliverdin-producing): MSVAMMLREGTAQKHEETEKVPYIRAIFRGGLDAQTYTYQLESLHAVYQVMEDLYRQNKDNPILSKLYFPNLFREKALLEDISSFQKKFGTKLRGEVSKATQNYIDHIRKIANSKPELLVAQAYVRYLGDLSGGQAIKKVVAKTFGLEGNEGTAFYEFPEIEDLMAFKGIYRQNLDTLPLNDSQKTELLEEAKATFDLNKFLFMELDSDLKQNIGMERYQTLLPAG, translated from the coding sequence ATGTCAGTTGCAATGATGTTACGAGAAGGGACGGCACAAAAACACGAGGAAACGGAAAAAGTACCTTACATCCGTGCGATTTTCCGAGGGGGATTGGACGCACAAACCTACACCTACCAGTTGGAAAGTTTACACGCAGTGTACCAAGTCATGGAAGACCTCTACCGCCAAAATAAAGACAATCCAATCCTATCCAAATTGTACTTTCCAAACCTTTTTCGGGAAAAAGCCCTTTTAGAGGATATCTCCAGTTTTCAAAAAAAGTTCGGCACAAAACTTCGTGGAGAAGTTTCCAAAGCGACCCAAAACTACATCGATCATATTCGTAAAATTGCAAATTCCAAACCTGAACTTTTAGTAGCACAAGCTTACGTGCGTTATTTGGGAGATTTATCTGGTGGTCAGGCAATTAAAAAAGTAGTGGCAAAAACCTTTGGTCTAGAAGGTAATGAAGGAACTGCTTTTTATGAATTTCCAGAGATCGAAGATTTAATGGCATTTAAAGGAATTTATCGCCAAAATCTGGATACTTTGCCTTTGAATGATTCACAAAAAACAGAACTACTAGAAGAAGCAAAAGCTACGTTTGATTTGAATAAATTTTTGTTTATGGAACTTGATTCCGATCTGAAACAAAATATTGGAATGGAACGTTACCAAACTCTTCTACCAGCAGGTTAA
- a CDS encoding MFS transporter: MGFPYTLVTLVFLSMLPVTMIVPVVKDIVKDRLLGSNWEVAYFTSIPMLGSFLFAPVAGIISDRFKNRKYFISLFCFLDAGLFYLLTVVTDMGIFLFLRFLEGASHIFIIGLLLSSAADQENDPKNKRYYGKGILMGITGMFLSLGGAFGMPLGILGRSNPLLPFYVGSGILVFVGIMSLFMLKDKGIHKVKDFKLNDLKLAILENPFLFVPFLFNFIDRFTVGFIISSFNIHLRETLAFHPGMLGVFLGLVLFPMSLLSYPSALLSRKTGVLPLVLVGSTIYGVFLGLSGTTSDYWFLFIFLLICGVGAGVMFVPSMMLASKMSKPGLTATTMSAFTGVGSLGFMLGPIVSVQMQSVFNSLLPQEYSFSALSFFFGFLEIGLVFMTIPFFKKILSKINRIDEEREKITLANPDPIL, encoded by the coding sequence TTGGGATTCCCGTATACACTCGTAACTTTAGTTTTTTTATCGATGTTACCGGTCACAATGATTGTGCCCGTTGTCAAAGATATCGTAAAGGACCGCCTGCTCGGATCCAACTGGGAGGTTGCCTATTTCACAAGCATACCCATGTTAGGTTCTTTTTTATTTGCTCCAGTTGCGGGAATCATTTCGGATCGTTTTAAAAACAGAAAATACTTCATCAGTTTATTCTGTTTTTTGGACGCTGGATTATTTTATCTTTTAACTGTCGTTACGGATATGGGAATATTTTTATTCCTTCGTTTTTTGGAAGGAGCATCCCACATTTTTATTATTGGATTACTCTTAAGTTCTGCTGCTGACCAGGAGAATGATCCCAAAAACAAACGTTATTATGGCAAAGGAATTCTGATGGGGATCACAGGTATGTTTTTATCCCTTGGTGGAGCCTTTGGAATGCCGCTTGGAATTTTAGGTAGGAGTAATCCGCTATTACCTTTTTACGTTGGATCTGGTATTTTAGTTTTTGTTGGTATCATGAGTTTATTCATGTTAAAAGACAAAGGAATCCACAAAGTAAAAGATTTTAAGTTAAATGATTTAAAGTTAGCAATTTTAGAAAACCCATTCCTTTTTGTTCCCTTTTTATTTAATTTTATCGATCGTTTTACAGTTGGCTTTATTATTTCTTCATTTAACATCCATTTGAGGGAAACTTTAGCATTCCACCCAGGGATGTTGGGTGTGTTTTTGGGACTTGTGCTTTTTCCGATGAGTTTATTGTCCTATCCGTCAGCTTTGTTGTCTCGCAAAACAGGTGTTTTGCCACTTGTTCTTGTTGGTTCTACGATTTACGGTGTGTTTTTAGGATTATCAGGAACAACAAGTGACTATTGGTTTTTGTTTATTTTTTTACTCATCTGTGGGGTTGGAGCAGGTGTGATGTTTGTCCCGTCCATGATGCTTGCAAGTAAGATGTCAAAACCTGGACTCACGGCCACCACTATGTCGGCATTTACGGGAGTGGGATCGCTTGGGTTTATGTTAGGTCCCATCGTTTCTGTGCAAATGCAGTCCGTTTTTAATTCCCTCTTACCCCAAGAATACAGTTTTTCTGCCCTTTCTTTCTTTTTTGGATTTTTAGAGATTGGACTTGTTTTTATGACAATTCCATTTTTTAAAAAGATTTTGAGTAAAATCAACCGAATCGATGAAGAAAGAGAAAAGATTACACTTGCCAATCCAGATCCAATCCTGTAG
- a CDS encoding LIC13410 family lipoprotein gives MFKRLLILSTLTSVLFLVACSSGNKVQAGSTKVHPHTALRKLEIDMIKVGDGLVKTEAVLGKPTEKSIDPSGTVMTWYFAEDRDVPEQYYTLKEKPETVEKFLKLTFDPKNKITAKDFKL, from the coding sequence ATGTTCAAACGATTATTGATCCTTAGTACACTTACATCCGTGTTATTCCTTGTTGCTTGTTCCTCAGGAAACAAAGTACAAGCAGGAAGCACAAAAGTTCACCCACACACTGCACTTCGCAAACTAGAAATTGATATGATCAAAGTAGGTGATGGATTGGTAAAAACAGAAGCAGTCCTTGGCAAACCAACTGAAAAATCAATTGATCCAAGTGGAACTGTCATGACTTGGTACTTTGCAGAAGACCGTGATGTTCCAGAACAGTACTACACTCTCAAAGAAAAACCAGAAACAGTTGAGAAGTTTTTAAAGTTAACATTTGATCCTAAAAACAAAATCACTGCAAAAGACTTCAAACTATAA
- a CDS encoding LIC13411 family adhesin, producing MRFIGPIICLVLTVNCATYWKNRKNDLKDIVTVGAETPMYGAAVKVGPLPIGFVFQGGESEMGKRDLGRGVGIRGGEIGGYHSQQLVFGILGGESFHSGSPVLDAKGNWLVDKKGIPLTNDERSNLKSYKMRYYSYFYDPVKDRKVRKKEHFRRELTKDIVASTGQKEFLIYLPKEDLKPFGYPPGYSWNVEVVGGVYGGARVGFNIAEAFDFLLGFTTVDLLDDDVEGKEKPSFPGFPFPAPTDQENEEESEGP from the coding sequence ATGCGTTTCATCGGCCCAATCATTTGCCTCGTATTGACAGTCAACTGTGCTACCTATTGGAAAAATCGGAAAAATGATCTGAAAGATATTGTTACCGTAGGAGCTGAAACTCCGATGTATGGAGCAGCTGTTAAAGTAGGGCCTCTTCCGATTGGATTTGTTTTCCAAGGTGGCGAATCAGAAATGGGAAAACGCGATTTAGGTCGTGGTGTTGGAATCAGAGGTGGAGAAATTGGTGGGTATCATTCCCAACAACTCGTCTTTGGTATCTTAGGTGGAGAAAGTTTCCATTCAGGTTCTCCCGTTCTTGATGCTAAAGGCAATTGGCTTGTAGATAAAAAAGGAATTCCCCTCACGAATGATGAAAGGTCAAATTTAAAAAGTTATAAGATGAGATATTATTCTTATTTTTATGATCCCGTTAAAGATAGAAAGGTAAGAAAAAAAGAACACTTTAGACGAGAACTTACAAAAGACATCGTTGCAAGCACAGGTCAAAAAGAATTTTTAATTTACCTTCCCAAAGAAGATTTAAAACCATTTGGTTATCCTCCTGGTTATTCATGGAACGTCGAAGTTGTTGGTGGTGTGTACGGAGGAGCGAGAGTAGGATTTAATATTGCCGAAGCTTTTGATTTTTTGTTAGGATTTACCACCGTTGATTTATTAGATGATGATGTCGAAGGAAAGGAAAAACCAAGTTTCCCTGGTTTTCCATTCCCAGCCCCTACCGACCAAGAAAACGAAGAAGAATCGGAAGGACCTTAA
- a CDS encoding helix-turn-helix transcriptional regulator: MTSFEDFPMIEVKKMNETEVRLFSLLFNLLREPKGISFQKFRNIMPRFYKNEDIESDRKKLYRDLNQLKSLGFNIKVAQYGYQSEDFFPYYIEKESIDRSLKFSKEELEYLSKVLFSSELSRELISLSQKLFSHHLDLIPNLTKQFVPVDSDENAVDTTNTEKILQAIKDKRAITIVYGYDEKERTIEPYRLIRKNTTDFYVLAYDRGKKSLRRFILPKITVKKETKEEFFSNLKISKEDLNFHPLSLQVHPETEINFTIQENYEDRWKSFLEGVPYENFENKYKVMTTNQNALFQFFVILPEALVECSSEWKTTFTKYVNEWENLYQLV, encoded by the coding sequence ATGACTTCTTTTGAAGATTTTCCCATGATTGAAGTAAAAAAAATGAACGAAACTGAGGTTCGCCTTTTCAGTTTGTTGTTCAACCTTTTACGCGAACCAAAGGGAATTAGTTTCCAGAAATTTCGCAACATCATGCCTCGTTTTTATAAAAACGAAGACATCGAATCGGATCGTAAAAAATTATACCGTGACCTAAACCAATTAAAGAGCCTTGGCTTTAATATCAAAGTGGCTCAATATGGATACCAATCAGAAGACTTTTTTCCCTATTACATTGAAAAAGAATCCATTGATCGTTCCTTAAAATTTTCCAAGGAAGAATTAGAGTATTTATCCAAAGTTTTATTTAGTTCTGAGTTATCCAGAGAACTCATCAGTTTGTCACAAAAACTATTTTCACATCATTTGGATTTGATTCCCAATCTAACAAAACAATTTGTTCCTGTTGATTCGGATGAAAATGCCGTTGATACAACTAACACAGAAAAAATCCTACAAGCGATCAAAGACAAACGAGCAATCACCATCGTATATGGTTATGATGAGAAAGAACGAACCATTGAACCATACCGTTTGATCCGAAAAAACACAACAGACTTTTATGTGTTAGCCTATGATCGAGGTAAAAAATCCCTACGTCGTTTCATTCTTCCCAAAATCACTGTGAAAAAAGAAACCAAAGAAGAGTTTTTTTCGAATTTGAAAATCTCAAAGGAAGATCTAAACTTTCATCCTCTTTCTCTACAAGTCCATCCAGAAACAGAAATCAATTTCACAATCCAAGAAAATTATGAAGATAGATGGAAGTCTTTTTTGGAAGGAGTACCATATGAAAACTTTGAAAATAAATACAAAGTCATGACAACAAATCAAAATGCATTGTTCCAATTTTTTGTAATCTTACCAGAAGCATTAGTTGAATGTAGTTCCGAATGGAAAACTACATTTACCAAGTATGTAAATGAATGGGAAAATTTATACCAACTCGTTTGA
- a CDS encoding DUF2779 domain-containing protein, with translation MNGKIYTNSFDIPLTPITKSLYLQALKCQNAFHLIHDEVIQKPNTASFGGYLEWGDYLSLCKGLFPGTPTVEKSTNREESIELSSNYLKQKISHFGSQLRFENFVGSVELMEYEKERDGWILWDFRPIGSIKQDILRSFFFYQKLVEGLGYRVIGFKLIRIQTKFVYKGGEIPSEEYLLIDDVTSRMESEFGVREEEWNLFLQTIQTGNEGSFPYSFLENKPSCRSLKTCLSPSHCAKGKESAKEVFDYRDSSELAKQWFQSGYSSYESVPDSELSPIQKIQKESHCSGKVHFDTAALSQYLSNVTKSVAFLDFESINPYLPIYPETKPFQHIPYLYSLHIWDQETDTLTHKTYLHDDLGSDPRKNVMEHLQNDLPKGITIFSFNDFFEKLIIQESATVFPEYLEFWDSIKSMFIDLALPFKKLWIYHPGQNGKASLKEILPCFSDESHFGLTIREGQDANYQYLRLIKKQVTAEEKKRVLEDLIAYCKLDSYGLFLIYRMLQKRLSVI, from the coding sequence ATGAATGGGAAAATTTATACCAACTCGTTTGATATCCCTTTGACTCCCATTACAAAATCATTATACCTACAAGCTCTTAAATGCCAAAATGCATTCCATTTGATCCATGATGAGGTCATACAAAAACCAAATACCGCATCCTTCGGTGGTTATTTAGAATGGGGAGATTATCTTTCGTTATGCAAAGGATTATTTCCAGGCACACCAACCGTAGAGAAATCGACTAACAGGGAAGAATCGATTGAGCTATCTTCCAATTATTTAAAACAAAAAATTTCACATTTTGGTTCCCAACTTCGATTCGAAAACTTTGTGGGCAGTGTCGAATTGATGGAATACGAAAAAGAGAGGGATGGTTGGATCCTTTGGGATTTTCGTCCGATTGGTTCCATCAAACAAGACATCCTTCGGTCCTTTTTCTTTTACCAAAAATTGGTAGAAGGTTTAGGTTACCGTGTAATTGGATTTAAACTCATTCGGATCCAAACTAAATTTGTGTATAAAGGTGGTGAAATTCCATCGGAAGAATATTTACTCATTGATGATGTAACATCCCGAATGGAATCAGAGTTTGGTGTAAGAGAAGAAGAATGGAATCTATTTTTGCAAACCATCCAAACTGGAAACGAAGGAAGTTTTCCTTATTCATTTCTTGAGAACAAACCTAGTTGCCGTTCCTTAAAGACCTGTTTGTCACCTTCCCACTGTGCCAAAGGAAAAGAATCCGCGAAGGAAGTTTTTGATTACAGAGACAGTTCTGAGTTGGCAAAACAATGGTTTCAATCAGGGTACAGTTCGTACGAATCTGTGCCCGATTCAGAACTTTCTCCCATCCAAAAAATCCAAAAAGAGTCTCATTGTTCAGGAAAGGTTCATTTTGATACAGCGGCACTTTCGCAATACCTATCTAATGTGACAAAATCTGTTGCCTTCCTTGATTTTGAATCCATCAATCCTTATCTGCCAATTTATCCAGAGACAAAACCCTTCCAACACATCCCTTATTTATATTCTCTTCACATTTGGGACCAGGAAACGGATACATTAACGCACAAAACGTACTTACATGATGATTTGGGAAGTGATCCTAGAAAGAATGTGATGGAACATCTACAAAATGACCTTCCCAAAGGCATTACTATCTTCTCGTTTAATGATTTTTTTGAAAAATTGATCATCCAGGAATCTGCAACCGTTTTCCCAGAGTACTTAGAGTTTTGGGATTCTATCAAATCGATGTTTATCGACCTTGCTTTGCCTTTTAAAAAACTTTGGATTTACCATCCTGGCCAAAATGGGAAAGCATCTCTGAAGGAAATCCTACCTTGTTTTAGTGATGAAAGCCATTTTGGACTTACAATCCGTGAAGGACAAGATGCCAATTACCAATATTTGAGATTGATAAAAAAGCAGGTGACAGCCGAAGAAAAAAAACGTGTTTTGGAGGATTTGATAGCTTACTGCAAATTAGATAGTTATGGTTTGTTTTTAATCTATAGAATGTTACAAAAAAGATTATCGGTTATTTAA
- a CDS encoding alpha/beta hydrolase, with translation MLGIKKSVAQFVFSLPENWISTLARKNNTNETNLLDPRCALACNIAKFLPKMEQMSPEKARKHYRDQMKLFEPAEFPIAHIEDKLIPTPSASFIPIRVYNANPQKRNLPTVLFFHGGGLTIGNLETHDSFCRKLSHYTKSIVIAVDYRLAPEHPYPAAHEDAWLAYQYVRNSAYIFGGSPKAIAVCGDSAGALLATTLCLRAKKNNVQAPIYQALLYPMLDTSKESDTYELFGENYVLTKSLMRWFIQNYLPQTKDRSLIQNSPVLAETKELKGLPPTYIGIAGFDPLREEAETYAKHLQTAGVKVEERHFPSLVHGYIQLSGLIPKAREAEDDLFQAMLRFFSQIKI, from the coding sequence ATGTTAGGTATCAAAAAATCAGTCGCACAGTTTGTCTTTTCCTTACCTGAGAATTGGATATCCACTCTCGCACGAAAGAACAACACAAACGAAACCAATCTTTTGGATCCACGTTGTGCACTTGCTTGTAACATTGCAAAGTTCCTTCCTAAAATGGAACAAATGAGTCCCGAAAAAGCGAGAAAACACTACCGAGACCAAATGAAATTGTTTGAACCAGCAGAATTCCCCATCGCTCATATCGAAGACAAACTCATCCCAACACCCAGTGCCTCTTTTATACCCATCCGTGTCTACAATGCAAATCCACAGAAGAGAAACTTACCTACGGTTCTTTTTTTCCATGGAGGGGGACTCACGATAGGCAATTTGGAGACACACGATTCCTTTTGTCGCAAATTGTCTCATTATACAAAAAGTATCGTCATTGCTGTGGACTACAGGTTAGCACCTGAACACCCATATCCGGCTGCCCATGAGGATGCTTGGCTCGCCTACCAATATGTTCGCAATTCTGCTTATATCTTTGGAGGTTCTCCCAAGGCCATTGCGGTCTGTGGGGACAGTGCAGGAGCCCTTCTTGCCACTACCCTCTGTTTGCGTGCCAAAAAAAACAATGTCCAAGCACCCATTTACCAAGCATTACTCTATCCCATGCTTGATACTTCCAAAGAATCCGATACGTATGAACTCTTTGGTGAAAATTATGTCCTAACAAAATCCCTCATGCGATGGTTCATCCAAAATTATCTGCCCCAAACCAAGGACAGATCCCTCATTCAGAATTCTCCCGTTTTAGCGGAAACCAAAGAATTAAAAGGGCTTCCTCCTACTTACATTGGCATTGCCGGTTTTGATCCTTTGCGAGAAGAGGCCGAAACCTATGCCAAACACCTCCAAACAGCTGGTGTCAAAGTGGAAGAAAGGCATTTTCCTTCCCTCGTCCATGGTTACATCCAATTATCAGGCCTTATCCCCAAGGCAAGAGAAGC